From Chryseobacterium salivictor, a single genomic window includes:
- a CDS encoding S1/P1 nuclease: MNRILQNSVLLLALLSFNFGYSWGTTGHRVIAEIAENHLSGKAKRSLKKIIGTEKLAYWANWPDDIKSDTTGVWKPAEQWHYVNVAPQSNIQQFTEALKEQKGPNIYTQIKILSEQIKDRKTSAKDREIALRFLVHLVGDAAQPLHVGRLEDLGGNKIKVNYFGAPTNLHSLWDSKMVDFQKYSYTEFARVLDVKTKEEVKSIQLGTLEDWFFDSHREANRIYANSKPDANYAYDYNYKFEPLVERQLLYGGLRLAKILNEIL, from the coding sequence ATGAACAGAATTTTACAAAACTCAGTATTACTACTGGCTTTATTGAGTTTTAATTTCGGTTATTCATGGGGAACAACCGGTCACAGAGTAATTGCAGAAATCGCAGAAAATCATCTTTCGGGGAAAGCAAAAAGAAGTTTAAAGAAAATCATCGGTACAGAAAAATTAGCCTATTGGGCAAATTGGCCAGACGATATTAAATCTGACACTACCGGAGTTTGGAAGCCTGCAGAGCAATGGCATTATGTAAATGTCGCACCTCAATCGAACATACAACAATTTACAGAAGCTTTAAAAGAACAGAAAGGACCGAATATTTATACGCAAATCAAAATTCTTTCGGAGCAGATCAAAGACAGAAAAACATCCGCTAAAGACCGGGAAATTGCATTAAGGTTTCTTGTTCATTTAGTTGGTGATGCTGCTCAGCCACTTCATGTTGGCCGCTTAGAAGATTTGGGAGGAAATAAAATCAAAGTCAATTACTTTGGAGCTCCAACAAATTTACATTCTCTGTGGGATTCTAAAATGGTTGATTTTCAAAAATACAGTTATACAGAATTTGCAAGAGTATTGGATGTCAAAACCAAAGAAGAAGTCAAGTCTATTCAATTGGGAACTTTAGAAGATTGGTTCTTTGACAGTCATCGGGAAGCAAACAGGATTTACGCCAATTCCAAACCGGATGCTAATTATGCCTACGATTATAATTATAAATTTG